A genomic region of Megalobrama amblycephala isolate DHTTF-2021 linkage group LG6, ASM1881202v1, whole genome shotgun sequence contains the following coding sequences:
- the LOC125269617 gene encoding uncharacterized protein LOC125269617, with product MEYKVYLNEEAPVPAATKRRWTQNIIGAKKRRSYKTWLIPDIVEVFQENISNDDSGDNISKSDRNCPDAHGNFSTDEENEVVSDADGNFSDADEGFSADDEGDVFSTADENFPQTHIVRNHSAVCEGSTEEREECASEEKIYPNAKITNEESLLCILAYSLRHTTSKVALSDLLDLINLHCPDSTNGVPDSLYKFMKSFHCDTFEVQYICPSCQHFFGSEIPTHCASCNGTPGDMENLIKSGSVFIKLSISDQLRGKFQDTDFCQSLNYKWSRTKRNSQNVEDIFDGTMYKSIDALK from the exons ATGGAgtataaagtgtacttaaatgAAGAGGCACCTGTTCCCGCAGCTACAAAAAGGCGATGGACACAGAATATAATAG gaGCAAAAAAGAGAAGATCATACAAGACATGGCTTATTCCCGATATAGTTGAAGTATTTCAG GAAAACATTTCCAATGATGACAGTGGTGACAATATCAGCAAATCTGACAGGAACTGCCCTGATGCTCAT GGAAACTTTTCTACTGATGAAGAGAATGAGGTCGTCAGCGATGCTGATGGAAACTTTTCAGATGCTGAT GAAGGCTTTTCTGCTGATGACGAGGGTGATGTTTTTAGTACAGCTGATGAGAACTTTCCACAGACTCAT ATTGTCAGAAACCACAGTGCAGTTTGTGAGGGAAGCACAGAAGAAAGAGAGGAGTGTGCCAGTGAGGAAAAAATATATCCAAATGCCAAAATCACTAATGAAGAATCTCTGCTGTGCATACTTGCCTACAGCCTCAGGCATACAACATCCAAAGTGGCTTTGAGTGACTTGTTAGATCTTATCAATCTCCACTGTCCTGATTCAACCAATGGTGTTCCAGATAGCTTATACAAGTTCATGAAATCCTTTCACTGTGACACTTTTGAAGTCCAGTATATTTGCCCATCCTGCCAACATTTCTTTGGTAGTGAAATCCCCACCCATTGTGCTTCATGCAATGGTACCCCAGGGGACATGGAAAACTTAATCAAATCTGGCTCTGTCTTTATCAAATTATCTATTTCAGATCAATTAAGAGGTAAATTTCAAGATACAGATTTTTGTCAGTCTTTGAATTACAAATGGTCAAGGACAAAGCGCAACTCACAAAATGTTGAAGACATATTTGATGGCACTATGTACAAATCGATTGATGCACTGAAATGA
- the LOC125269971 gene encoding splicing factor U2AF 35 kDa subunit-like protein, which yields MAEYLASIFGTEKDKVNCSFYFKIGACRHGDRCSRLHNKPTFSQTIALLNIYRNPQNTAQSADGINAVSDVEMQEHYDEFFEEVFTEMEEKYGEVEEMNVCDNLGDHLVGNVYVKFRREEDAEKAVINLNNRWFNGQPIHAELSPVTDFREACCRQYEMGECTRGGFCNFMHLKPISRELRRELYGRRRKRHRSRSRSRERRSRSRERNRGGGGGGGGGGGGGRDRERRRSRDRERSGRF from the exons atggccgaatACTTGGCGTCGATTTTCGGTACAGAAAAAGACAA GGTAAACTGCTCTTTCTACTTTAAAATTGGAGCATGTCGCCATGGAGACCGATGCTCGAGACTCCATAACAAACCCACGTTCAGTCAG ACCATTGCTCTGTTGAACATCTACCGGAACCCACAAAACACAGCTCAGTCTGCTGATGGCATAA ATGCTGTGAGTGATGTGGAGATGCAGGAACATTATGACGAGTTCTTTGAG GAGGTTTTCACCGAAATGGAGGAGAAATATGGAGAGGTTGAGGAGATGAATGTGTGTGATAATTTAGGAGATCACCTGGTGGGAAATGTCTACGTGAAG ttTCGCCGTGAGGAAGATGCAGAGAAAGCGGTGATTAACTTGAATAACCGCTGGTTTAATGGACAGCCCATCCATGCTGAGCTCTCGCCTGTCACCGATTTCAGAGAGGCCTGTTGTCGACAGTATGAAATGGG GGAGTGCACTCGAGGTGGCTTCTGCAATTTCATGCACCTGAAGCCAATCTCAAGGGAACTCCGAAGAGAACTGTATGGCCGCAGAAGGAAGAG GCATCGCTCCCGCTCGCGTTCCCGTGAACGCCGTTCTCGTTCTAGGGAACGCAATAGAggaggtggtggtggtggtggtggtggtggaggaggaggaagagacagagagagacggaGGTCAAGAGATCGAGAACGCTCCGGACGATTTTAA
- the LOC125269970 gene encoding BEN domain-containing protein 6-like isoform X1 — protein MNKMSKTWVLVEWREEPPTYDIVPKKDILKKKFESGDVVDVAYEEESSPATVIDIDESKDTLRRRMFRLEGKRKNQPCLQNDAKRVAKKKKTYTPTQSPSHSKTSSSDQEPPVKHQVIHRKDSMLMQEINSMESQAEEHSSRETQLEREILKLKKENENLRALNIALQQEILPMLKCSMNQDTRLVAQQPQDSSQKNPPEKTQGLGISSAVLTSCGRGGTSCSAMVKDLAVAVFGRETLATHGLSGRAGNANTGTLAKPALDQDKVVMILDTVQKKFPDVPKKFIRAALREKLNDEHKLRVRKTV, from the exons ATGAAT aaaatgagcaaaacATGGGTTCTGGTGGAATGGAGGGAGGAGCCTCCCACCTATGATATTGTCCCTAAAAAGGAcatactaaaaaaaaagtttgaatctGGAGATGTTGTGGATGTGGCTTATGAAGAGGAAAGTTCCCCAGCCACAGTTATAGATATTGATG AGAGCAAAGATACCCTCAGGAGGAGGATGTTTAGGCTAGAGGGGAAAAGAAAAAATCAGccatgtttgcaaaatgatgcAAAAAGAgtagcaaagaaaaaaaaaacgtacactCCAACTCAGTCCCCATCTCACTCCAAAACGTCCTCATCTGATCAAGAGCCTCCAGTCAAACATCAA GTCATCCACCGAAAGGACAGTATGTTAATGCAAGAGATTAACAGCATGGAGAGTCAAGCTGAAGAGCATTCAAGCCGAGAAACTCAACTTGAGAGAGAAAttctcaaattaaaaaaagaaaatgagaatCTAAGAGCACTTAATATAGCTCTGCAACaag aaattcttCCAATGCTCAAGTGCAGCATGAACCAGGACACTCGTCTTGTTGCTCAACAACCACAAGATTCAAGTCAGAAGAATCCCCCTGAAAAG ACACAGGGGCTAGGAATTAGTTCAGCTGTACTGACAAGTTGTGGACGGGGGGGCACATCATGTTCTGCCATGGTGAAAGATCTGGCAGTGGCAGTGTTTGGGAGAGAGACACTGGCCACACATGGGCTGTCTGGAAGGGCTGGCAATGCTAACACAGGCACTTTGGCAAAGCCAGCTCTTGACCAGGACAAAGTTGTAATGATCCTAG ACACAGTACAAAAAAAGTTCCCAGATGTTCCAAAAAAGTTCATCAGGGCAGCACTAAGAGAAAAGTTAAATGATGAGCACAAGTTACGAGTAAG gAAAACAGTGTAG
- the LOC125269970 gene encoding BEN domain-containing protein 6-like isoform X2: MSKTWVLVEWREEPPTYDIVPKKDILKKKFESGDVVDVAYEEESSPATVIDIDESKDTLRRRMFRLEGKRKNQPCLQNDAKRVAKKKKTYTPTQSPSHSKTSSSDQEPPVKHQVIHRKDSMLMQEINSMESQAEEHSSRETQLEREILKLKKENENLRALNIALQQEILPMLKCSMNQDTRLVAQQPQDSSQKNPPEKTQGLGISSAVLTSCGRGGTSCSAMVKDLAVAVFGRETLATHGLSGRAGNANTGTLAKPALDQDKVVMILDTVQKKFPDVPKKFIRAALREKLNDEHKLRVRKTV; the protein is encoded by the exons atgagcaaaacATGGGTTCTGGTGGAATGGAGGGAGGAGCCTCCCACCTATGATATTGTCCCTAAAAAGGAcatactaaaaaaaaagtttgaatctGGAGATGTTGTGGATGTGGCTTATGAAGAGGAAAGTTCCCCAGCCACAGTTATAGATATTGATG AGAGCAAAGATACCCTCAGGAGGAGGATGTTTAGGCTAGAGGGGAAAAGAAAAAATCAGccatgtttgcaaaatgatgcAAAAAGAgtagcaaagaaaaaaaaaacgtacactCCAACTCAGTCCCCATCTCACTCCAAAACGTCCTCATCTGATCAAGAGCCTCCAGTCAAACATCAA GTCATCCACCGAAAGGACAGTATGTTAATGCAAGAGATTAACAGCATGGAGAGTCAAGCTGAAGAGCATTCAAGCCGAGAAACTCAACTTGAGAGAGAAAttctcaaattaaaaaaagaaaatgagaatCTAAGAGCACTTAATATAGCTCTGCAACaag aaattcttCCAATGCTCAAGTGCAGCATGAACCAGGACACTCGTCTTGTTGCTCAACAACCACAAGATTCAAGTCAGAAGAATCCCCCTGAAAAG ACACAGGGGCTAGGAATTAGTTCAGCTGTACTGACAAGTTGTGGACGGGGGGGCACATCATGTTCTGCCATGGTGAAAGATCTGGCAGTGGCAGTGTTTGGGAGAGAGACACTGGCCACACATGGGCTGTCTGGAAGGGCTGGCAATGCTAACACAGGCACTTTGGCAAAGCCAGCTCTTGACCAGGACAAAGTTGTAATGATCCTAG ACACAGTACAAAAAAAGTTCCCAGATGTTCCAAAAAAGTTCATCAGGGCAGCACTAAGAGAAAAGTTAAATGATGAGCACAAGTTACGAGTAAG gAAAACAGTGTAG